From one Planococcus citri chromosome 3, ihPlaCitr1.1, whole genome shotgun sequence genomic stretch:
- the LOC135840467 gene encoding diphthine methyltransferase codes for MPFKLLHALNTTYCADTVEWCPMVQFNKFFACGTYELQNEQTKSTRIGQLHLFSVDEQLQINLHSTIDTSAILDMKWFSKLINGRILLATCNADGKVMLWEFVQGHTDHLTYLSEHQINSENVISLSIDKSDLTTPQICVSDSQGFLTVLRLDDKNDFHLLHKVKVNDYEAWIATFSLTNDSVVLTGGDDCFIKVFDLRCHSHAVNKLEEHQCGVTSLRFNHKNTNILASGSYDETIKIWDDRIMKNSLSSCGVGGGVWRIKWSPVNAKHILTAAMYSGVYELEYSPETHSLRQENEFKEHESITYGADYCYIPPNELLENYLKDEPYLDCDGMLTVTCSFYDKKLCLCAL; via the exons ATGCCCTTCAAACTTCTTCATGCTTTGAACACTACATACTGCGCCGACACCGTGGAATGGTGCCCAATGGTTCAATTTAATAAGTTTTTCGCATGCGGAACTTATGAATTGCAGAATGAGCAAACGAAATCAACTAGAATAGGACAGTTGCATTTATTCTCAGTGGATGAACAGTTACAAATCAATTTACATTCCACTATTGATACAAGTGCCATTTTGGATATgaaatggttttcaaaattgataaacgGGAGAATCCTTTTAGCTACGTGTAATGCCGATGGTAAAGTTATGTTATGGGAATTCGTACAAG gaCACACAGATCATCTTACTTACCTCAGCGAACATCAAATAAATAGTGAAAATGTTATATCATTATCTATAGACAAGTCAGATTTAACCACTCCTCAGATATGTGTCAGCGATTCTCAAGGGTTTCTAACAGTTTTACGTTTGGacgataaaaatgattttcatttattaCATAAAGTCAAGGTGAACGATTATGAAGCTTGGATAGCCACGTTCAGCCTTACAAACGATTCAGTAGTGTTGACAG GTGGAGACGATTGTTTCATAAAAGTATTTGATTTGAGATGTCACTCGCACGCCGTTAACAAATTGGAAGAACATCAATGTGGCGTAACAAGTTTACGCTTTAACCACAAAAACACCAACATTTTAGCTTCAGGAAG CTACGACGAAACAATCAAAATCTGGGACGATAGAATAATGAAAAACAGTTTATCGAGTTGCGGGGTTGGAGGAGGAGTTTGGCGGATTAAATGGAGTCCTGTTAACGCCAAACACATCTTGACTGCAGCGATGTACTCCGGTGTTTATGAATTGGAATATTCTCCCGAGACGCATTCTCTGAGACAGGAAAATGAGTTCAAGGAACACGAAAGCATAACATATGGAGCTGATTACTGTTATATTCCTCCAAACGAATTACTCGAAAATTATCTGAAAGATGAACCCTATTTAGACTGCGATGGTATGTTAACAGTAACATGTTCATTTTATGATAAAAAGTTATGCTTATGCGCTCTGTAA
- the Polr3E gene encoding DNA-directed RNA polymerase III subunit RPC5 isoform X1 gives MEMHQDDDDCVIKEIPVYLCKELADKLHLFQFPCKPADTNCSKNILSSRIKPESGIIELDNGLNTESEFYDPYVGEELAVTDSAKQTAKEKPKSSSKLLDRITFQSQRSVLKKDITCYSIATIYDGKFCITPLHDAVSFLPTYEHVEKSKKSKTGSKSFIDDSSSSSEGEPDEGTSAVQVTVKFSQKREKTKISQEWSHQQHLSKVAEEPWCEAAYLNSTSSTAARLLEGLTNTVSRNRSAMLSLSQKQYLDVLVPPDTTDSIESTSTK, from the exons ATGGAAATGCACCAGGATGATGACGACTGTGTCATTAAAgag ATACCTGTTTATTTATGCAAAGAACTAGCTGATAAACTGCATTTATTTCAATTCCCATGTAAACCTGCGGATACTAATTGTTCCAAAAACATATTGTCA AGCCGAATCAAGCCAGAAAGTGGTATAATTGAACTGGATAATGGGTTGAATACGGAAAGTGAATTCTATGATCCATATGTTGGGGAAGAATTAGCTGTCACTGATTCTGCTAAACAGACCGCcaaagaaaaaccaaaaag CAGTAGTAAGCTTCTGGATAGAATCACATTCCAATCTCAGCGCAGTGTGTTAAAGAAAGATATCACTTGTTATTCTATTGCGACTATCtacgatggaaaattttgtattacACCTCTTCATGATGCAGTTAGTTTTTTACCCACTTATGAGCAcgttgaaaaaagcaaaaaatcgaaaactggcAGTAAATCTTTCATAGATG ATTCGTCATCATCTTCGGAGGGTGAGCCTGATGAGGGTACATCGGCGGTTCAAGTTACCGTAAAGTTTTCtcagaaaagagaaaaaactaaaatctcTCAAGAATGGAGTCATCAACAGCATTTGAGCAAAGTAGCTGAAGAACCTTGGTGCGAAGCTGCTTATTTAAACAGCACTAGTTCCACCGCAGCG AGATTACTGGAAGGATTAACGAACACGGTGTCGAGAAACAGATCAGCTATGTTGTCTTTATCACAAAAACAATATTTAGATGTACTTGTACCACCAGATACGACTGATTCGATAGAAAGTACTTCAACAAAATAA
- the Polr3E gene encoding DNA-directed RNA polymerase III subunit RPC5 isoform X2, whose protein sequence is MEMHQDDDDCVIKEIPVYLCKELADKLHLFQFPCKPADTNCSKNILSSRIKPESGIIELDNGLNTESEFYDPYVGEELAVTDSAKQTAKEKPKSSKLLDRITFQSQRSVLKKDITCYSIATIYDGKFCITPLHDAVSFLPTYEHVEKSKKSKTGSKSFIDDSSSSSEGEPDEGTSAVQVTVKFSQKREKTKISQEWSHQQHLSKVAEEPWCEAAYLNSTSSTAARLLEGLTNTVSRNRSAMLSLSQKQYLDVLVPPDTTDSIESTSTK, encoded by the exons ATGGAAATGCACCAGGATGATGACGACTGTGTCATTAAAgag ATACCTGTTTATTTATGCAAAGAACTAGCTGATAAACTGCATTTATTTCAATTCCCATGTAAACCTGCGGATACTAATTGTTCCAAAAACATATTGTCA AGCCGAATCAAGCCAGAAAGTGGTATAATTGAACTGGATAATGGGTTGAATACGGAAAGTGAATTCTATGATCCATATGTTGGGGAAGAATTAGCTGTCACTGATTCTGCTAAACAGACCGCcaaagaaaaaccaaaaag TAGTAAGCTTCTGGATAGAATCACATTCCAATCTCAGCGCAGTGTGTTAAAGAAAGATATCACTTGTTATTCTATTGCGACTATCtacgatggaaaattttgtattacACCTCTTCATGATGCAGTTAGTTTTTTACCCACTTATGAGCAcgttgaaaaaagcaaaaaatcgaaaactggcAGTAAATCTTTCATAGATG ATTCGTCATCATCTTCGGAGGGTGAGCCTGATGAGGGTACATCGGCGGTTCAAGTTACCGTAAAGTTTTCtcagaaaagagaaaaaactaaaatctcTCAAGAATGGAGTCATCAACAGCATTTGAGCAAAGTAGCTGAAGAACCTTGGTGCGAAGCTGCTTATTTAAACAGCACTAGTTCCACCGCAGCG AGATTACTGGAAGGATTAACGAACACGGTGTCGAGAAACAGATCAGCTATGTTGTCTTTATCACAAAAACAATATTTAGATGTACTTGTACCACCAGATACGACTGATTCGATAGAAAGTACTTCAACAAAATAA
- the Rad1 gene encoding cell cycle checkpoint protein RAD1 — protein MNNQNILEAKLDNVKNISSVLKAINFKNSAVCFASDCGLKVVAEDAKCVQANAFIGSDIFQEYKVTNEDDTAMFRIDLSILVDCLTIFDGCSTAAGATTAVKMLYEGCGSPLKIMMEEEGIIIDCSLRTMTDCETLEFDITEANVTCKIILKAQDFREIMADLDHTSDYVEFLMSPNAPHFRITTDGLAGKFEADIPKTSNIIESFMCSSDIRARYKYSQIKPCLKSLVIANKVSVRITEEGFICLQFMIQTESKQYCYVEYYCIPCVDDD, from the exons ATgaataatcaaaatattttagaGGCAAAATTAGATaacgtaaaaaatatttcatcggtGCTAAAAGCTATCAACTTCAAAAAC agtgCCGTATGTTTTGCTTCTGATTGTGGGCTCAAAGTTGTTGCAGAAGATGCAAAATGCGTTCAAGCCAATGCGTTCATAGGAAGCGATATTTTTCAG GAGTATAAAGTAACTAATGAAGACGACACTGCTATGTTTCGAATAGACTTAAGCATACTGGTCGATTGCTTAACTATTTTTGATGGCTGTTCCACTGCAGCAGGAGCGACAACTGCGGTGAAGATGTTATATGAAGGATGCGGTAGTCCATTGAAAATCAT gATGGAAGAGGAAGGCATTATTATAGACTGCTCTCTAAGAACAATGACTGATTGTGAAACTTTAGAATTTGATATAACTGAAGCTAACGTCACTTGCAAAATCATCTTGAAAGCCCAGGATTTCAGAGAAATAATGGCGGATTTGGACCATACTTCTGATTATGTTGAGTTTTTAATGTCACCGAATGCTCCACACTTCAGAATTACCACCGATGGATTAGCCGGAAAATTTGAG GCAGATATTCCAAAAACGAGTAACATTATTGAGTCTTTTATGTGTTCCAGTGATATACGAGCTCG gTACAAGTATTCTCAAATAAAACCTTGTTTAAAATCTTTAGTTATAGCAAACAAAGTCTCTGTAAGAATCACTGAAGAAGGTTTCATTTGTCTGCAGTTTATGATACAGACTGAATCCAAACAGTATTGTTATGTGGAATAttat TGTATTCCTTGCGTTGATGATGATTAG